A portion of the Nitratidesulfovibrio termitidis HI1 genome contains these proteins:
- a CDS encoding cupin domain-containing protein, with protein MRTLPTISFGTPSVSGNAFFLAPGSPAFRLLPSGLATVLLLAALTLSAGCAARHANAPDAPQTSPRAPSQTANQTASPAASQTVTSVQLVQSQRSWDGAMLPAYPQGQPQVTILRITIPAGARLPLHHHPVINAGVLTRGQLVVTTEDGKELRLAAGDPIVEVVNTPHMGFNPGSEPAEIIVFYAGQAGTPLAVKHGQ; from the coding sequence ATGCGCACCTTGCCCACCATCTCCTTCGGCACCCCCTCCGTTTCCGGCAACGCCTTCTTCCTCGCCCCCGGCAGCCCTGCCTTCCGGCTGCTGCCTTCCGGTCTGGCGACCGTCCTGCTGCTGGCCGCCCTGACGTTGTCAGCCGGGTGCGCGGCCCGGCATGCAAACGCGCCGGACGCCCCCCAGACCAGCCCGCGGGCCCCCAGTCAGACTGCCAATCAAACCGCCAGCCCTGCCGCCAGCCAGACCGTCACGTCCGTCCAACTGGTCCAGTCGCAGCGCAGTTGGGACGGCGCCATGCTGCCCGCCTATCCGCAGGGCCAGCCGCAGGTCACCATCCTGCGCATCACCATACCCGCCGGGGCACGCCTGCCCCTGCACCACCACCCGGTGATCAACGCCGGGGTGCTGACGCGCGGGCAACTCGTCGTGACCACGGAAGACGGCAAGGAACTGCGCCTCGCGGCGGGCGACCCCATCGTGGAGGTGGTGAATACCCCGCACATGGGCTTCAACCCCGGCAGCGAGCCCGCCGAGATCATCGTCTTCTACGCCGGCCAGGCAGGCACACCGCTGGCCGTCAAGCACGGGCAGTAG